From a region of the Apis cerana isolate GH-2021 linkage group LG13, AcerK_1.0, whole genome shotgun sequence genome:
- the LOC107996162 gene encoding uncharacterized protein LOC107996162: MDQVHVKSSRSTSRSNPAKMACEKASKRLRTILVKASRLGVSTTEVAKLASAKKLIPQRDHGWKLAVFLLVMFGGGVIVALACTARKGCSKLEEIYEQNEKFTTL, translated from the coding sequence ATGGATCAAGTGCACGTGAAATCGTCGAGATCGACGTCGAGGAGCAACCCGGCGAAAATGGCGTGCGAGAAGGCGAGCAAGAGGCTCAGGACGATTCTGGTTAAGGCGTCGCGCCTCGGCGTCTCGACGACGGAAGTTGCCAAGTTGGCCAGCGCCAAGAAGCTCATTCCGCAGAGAGATCACGGATGGAAGTTGGCGGTGTTCCTCCTGGTCATGTTCGGCGGCGGAGTGATCGTCGCCTTGGCCTGCACGGCGAGGAAAGGCTGCTCGAAGCTGGAGGAGATC